One genomic region from Homalodisca vitripennis isolate AUS2020 chromosome 6, UT_GWSS_2.1, whole genome shotgun sequence encodes:
- the LOC124364429 gene encoding uncharacterized protein LOC124364429, whose translation MATLLMTLTAALLMGLHHSAGSPTEVHQFFPIPDTAVVETEEIAPSPGELDDLASFLTELLIEDPWEYVGDPLVYIGGEVEEEPEEGTVAMPWKRSRYYRRYPWKRQNGRYNDPDGYICNPSRDDVFQLLVALHEAKNGKERTVHFCNRRRPARAIFTNIRFLGRRK comes from the exons ATGGCAACGCTCTTGATGACTTTAACAGCTGCTCTTCTGATGGGTCTTCACCACAGCGCTGGCTCTCCCACCGAGGTTCATCAATTTTTTCCAATTC CTGACACAGCAGTGGTGGAGACAGAGGAAATAGCACCGTCCCCCGGTGAGCTGGACGATCTGGCCAGCTTCCTGACCGAGCTGCTGATAGAGGACCCCTGGGAGTACGTGGGAGATCCCCTGGTCTACATCGGTGGAGAAGTGGAGGAGGAACCGGAGGAAGGCACGGTGGCCATGCCCTGGAAGAGATCCCGCTACTACCGGCGGTACCCCTGGAAACGGCAGAACGGCAGGTATAACGATCCCGACGGCTACATCTGCAATCCTTCCAGGGACGATGTCTTCCAGCTGCTGGTGGCGCTCCACGAGGCTAAGAACGGCAAGGAACGGACCGTACACTTCTGCAACCGTCGGCGACCCGCGCGCGCTATTTTCACCAACATTCGATTCCTGGGCCGCAGAAAGTAA
- the LOC124365427 gene encoding neuropilin-1-like, which yields MLLPILLAVLARASPLLSLECGGKTSSPVTYLVSPGYPHPYSAPLLCDLVVEPASPSACSMVLDLGHLTLPPCLPPPSPFRWGLFVGGRPLCGTQRSVDVLLQRPHTLISFRGNPEGGDGFNITVKQQECKSRQTNTWCGGNYSGENVLIVSPGYPTGYPANLDCKYRIIPSIPRNLPDGGEI from the exons GAATGTGGGGGTAAGACCTCATCACCAGTCACTTACCTGGTCTCGCCTGGCTACCCTCATCCATACAGTGCGCCCCTACTGTGTGACCTGGTAGTGGAGCCGGCCTCACCCTCAGCGTGCAGTATGGTCCTGGATCTCGGTCACCTTACTCTACCCCCTTGCCTGCCACCACCATCACCCTTCCGGTGGGGTTTGTTTGTCGGAGGCAGACCTCTATGTGGCACTCAACGCTCTGTGGACGTTCTCCTTCAACGGCCTCACACACTCATCAGCTTCAG GGGAAACCCAGAAGGTGGTGATGGTTTCAACATAACTGTGAAACAGCAGGAATGCAAGAGTCGACAGACCAACACCTGGTGTGGAGGGAACTACTCAGGAGAGAATGTCCTTATCGTGAGTCCAGGATACCCAACAGGTTATCCAGCAAACTTAGATTGCAAATACAGGATCATACCAAGTATACCCCGGAATCTGCCAGATGGAGGTGAGATTTGA